A single Verrucomicrobiia bacterium DNA region contains:
- the recN gene encoding DNA repair protein RecN, producing the protein MLATLRIKNLALVSDLTLELQSGYNVITGETGAGKSIILGALNLVLGQRADRALIRADSDSCAVEAVFDLRDVMASRRAILLKRELPEWLAANGLEPCEAGQLILKRTFTNAGANRQFINGSATTLSNLAEIGAWLVDLHGPHDHQSLLQPAKQLTILDAFGGLEQSRAEFAALVRQIASLEAEKAALVGDEKTYAQQLDLLRFQVQEIEAARLQPDEEEALVAEHHRASNAARLLQLSQTALDGLAEGDGALLSQAESIGRILQELQRVDAGATPLTELHEQGIVAWRELQTALLRYADRVEVDPARLNELEERLNLINALKRKYGPNLGAVLAFGASARARLQTLESRDAELARLAAASSQMERELVEIGRKLTAGRKKAIPQLTQAAMRQLADLGFKQSRFEVKLESALAAHTAAGAANGKWRASGFDEIEFQFSPNVGEPLKPLRAIASSGEMARVMLALKTVLAAQDEIPVLIFDEVDANVGGETAHAVGEKMKQIAAQHQVLCITHLPQVAAAAAAHYVVTKQVKAGRTISEITRLDPKARVTELARMLGGQSGAARKHAETLLE; encoded by the coding sequence ATGCTCGCAACGCTCCGTATCAAGAACCTGGCACTGGTCAGTGATCTGACGTTGGAACTCCAATCGGGTTACAACGTCATCACCGGTGAAACCGGCGCGGGCAAATCCATTATTCTTGGCGCGTTGAATCTCGTGCTGGGCCAGCGCGCGGACCGGGCGTTGATTCGTGCCGACAGCGATTCCTGCGCAGTCGAAGCGGTATTCGATTTGCGCGACGTGATGGCTTCGCGCCGGGCCATCTTGCTGAAACGCGAGTTGCCGGAATGGTTGGCGGCGAACGGGCTTGAGCCGTGCGAAGCGGGGCAGTTGATTCTGAAACGCACTTTCACCAACGCGGGGGCGAACCGCCAGTTCATCAACGGCTCCGCCACGACGTTGAGCAATTTGGCCGAGATCGGCGCGTGGCTTGTGGACCTGCACGGACCGCATGATCATCAATCCTTGCTGCAACCAGCCAAGCAACTGACCATCCTCGACGCCTTTGGTGGACTCGAGCAATCGCGCGCCGAGTTTGCCGCGCTGGTGCGGCAAATTGCCAGTTTGGAAGCGGAAAAGGCGGCGCTGGTTGGCGATGAAAAGACCTACGCGCAGCAGTTGGATTTATTACGCTTTCAAGTGCAGGAAATCGAAGCGGCCCGGCTGCAACCAGATGAGGAGGAAGCGCTCGTGGCGGAGCATCATCGCGCCAGCAACGCGGCGCGTCTGTTGCAGTTGAGCCAGACCGCGTTGGACGGACTCGCGGAAGGCGATGGGGCGTTGCTGTCGCAGGCGGAAAGTATTGGTCGCATTCTGCAAGAGTTACAACGGGTGGACGCGGGGGCGACGCCGCTGACGGAATTGCACGAGCAGGGGATTGTTGCCTGGCGCGAGTTGCAGACGGCGCTGCTGCGCTACGCCGACCGGGTGGAGGTGGATCCGGCGCGGCTGAACGAATTGGAGGAACGCTTGAATCTCATCAATGCGTTGAAACGCAAGTACGGCCCCAACCTCGGCGCGGTCCTGGCTTTCGGCGCTTCGGCGCGCGCCCGATTGCAAACTCTGGAATCTCGCGATGCCGAACTCGCGCGCTTGGCGGCGGCGTCGAGTCAGATGGAGCGGGAGTTGGTTGAAATTGGGCGCAAACTGACCGCTGGGCGAAAAAAAGCCATTCCTCAGTTGACTCAGGCCGCCATGCGTCAGTTGGCCGATCTCGGCTTCAAACAGTCCCGGTTTGAAGTGAAATTGGAGTCGGCGCTTGCCGCTCATACCGCCGCGGGCGCCGCAAATGGAAAGTGGCGCGCTTCGGGTTTTGATGAGATCGAGTTTCAATTTTCACCCAACGTCGGCGAACCGTTGAAGCCGTTGCGCGCCATTGCTTCCTCGGGCGAAATGGCTCGCGTCATGTTGGCATTGAAAACCGTGTTGGCAGCCCAGGACGAAATCCCCGTGCTGATCTTTGACGAAGTGGACGCCAACGTCGGCGGTGAAACCGCGCATGCCGTCGGCGAGAAAATGAAACAGATCGCCGCGCAACATCAGGTGCTGTGCATCACGCATTTGCCGCAGGTGGCGGCGGCCGCCGCCGCGCATTATGTCGTCACCAAGCAGGTGAAGGCGGGCCGGACCATTTCCGAAATTACCCGGCTCGACCCGAAAGCGCGCGTGACCGAACTGGCCCGGATGTTGGGTGGCCAAAGCGGCGCGGCCCGGAAACACGCGGAAACCTTGCTGGAGTGA
- a CDS encoding DDE-type integrase/transposase/recombinase, whose protein sequence is MRNPTAYLKMRVLGAIDMAAGNSIQARIRAVSQMTFTDEEGHSRQFTWRTIQTWYSRYQKHGVTVMENQPRSDKGKRRKVVIEDVLDAVQKVLPKVHGKAPARALLYRLCIEAGLITRSQIAPNTFNRLVREFELLKPDAEASKKIRLAFAKAHANEMWQADTLCGPFVTINGVPVQTRLIAFLDDASRVCCHGQFFPAENVDALIESLRAAFYKRGVPHALYVDNGSIYSSKEIIQICARVGCLLHHTPVRDGAAKGKIERFFRTVRDQFLARDLDLSSLDALNRQFTQWVEEHYNAQLHSVLGMSPLDRYALDRKWVRFLPPNEANDELFFVEEERHVRADNTFAFKSLRWEAPRHLPDRTIHIRFQRSQPVSRVVVYYKGERMGEARLLDAIANDRKPLNPPTEI, encoded by the coding sequence ATGCGAAATCCCACCGCCTATTTGAAAATGCGGGTGCTCGGGGCCATTGACATGGCCGCGGGCAACTCGATTCAGGCCCGCATCCGGGCCGTCAGCCAGATGACCTTCACCGACGAGGAAGGCCACTCGCGCCAGTTCACCTGGCGCACGATCCAGACCTGGTATTCGCGTTATCAGAAACATGGCGTGACCGTCATGGAAAACCAGCCGCGCTCCGACAAGGGCAAACGCCGCAAGGTGGTGATCGAAGACGTGCTGGACGCGGTGCAAAAGGTGTTGCCCAAGGTTCACGGCAAAGCTCCGGCGCGGGCCTTGCTCTACCGGCTGTGCATTGAGGCCGGACTCATCACCCGTTCCCAAATTGCACCCAACACCTTCAACCGGCTGGTGCGGGAGTTTGAACTGCTCAAACCTGACGCCGAGGCCAGCAAGAAAATCCGGCTGGCTTTTGCCAAGGCCCACGCCAACGAAATGTGGCAGGCCGACACGCTCTGCGGCCCGTTTGTAACCATCAACGGCGTGCCGGTGCAAACGCGGCTGATCGCCTTTTTGGACGATGCTTCGCGCGTCTGCTGTCACGGCCAGTTCTTCCCGGCCGAAAATGTGGACGCCCTGATCGAATCGCTCCGCGCGGCGTTTTACAAACGCGGCGTGCCCCACGCGCTGTATGTGGACAACGGCTCGATTTACAGCTCCAAGGAAATCATCCAGATCTGCGCCCGGGTCGGCTGCCTGCTGCATCACACACCGGTCAGGGATGGCGCGGCCAAAGGAAAAATCGAACGGTTTTTCCGAACCGTCCGCGACCAGTTTTTAGCGCGCGACCTGGATTTGAGTTCGCTCGACGCGCTCAATCGCCAGTTCACGCAGTGGGTCGAGGAGCATTACAACGCCCAACTGCATTCCGTGCTGGGCATGAGTCCGCTGGATCGCTACGCGCTGGATCGCAAGTGGGTTCGCTTTCTGCCGCCAAATGAGGCCAACGATGAGTTGTTCTTTGTCGAGGAAGAGCGCCATGTCCGCGCCGACAACACTTTCGCGTTCAAATCGCTTCGCTGGGAAGCGCCACGTCACTTGCCGGATCGCACCATCCACATTCGTTTCCAGCGTTCGCAGCCGGTCAGTCGCGTGGTGGTTTATTACAAAGGCGAGCGCATGGGCGAAGCGCGTTTGCTCGATGCCATCGCTAACGACAGAAAACCGCTCAACCCGCCAACTGAAATTTAA
- a CDS encoding ankyrin repeat domain-containing protein, whose amino-acid sequence MATNSDFAQAVSDNAVSVVRDFLRQGECPSDYVCFLAVRHKANSVLRILIEAGADLGAVEHPKGGGCTLLMRAIYAKNRQAFRMLLKAGASINKRGSWEYPIHIASQEGSVDFTKACIAAGAKLDLRDSSGNTPLMAAARFGRPDVVKLLLKAGANPRVRDRVGQTAYEIAEDSNEPEVVRLLEPVSQRKPPRRQGVSALFEAVSKQDMGAVEKCLAKGVDVNARDRLGRSPLEKAIALGAVPFVRRLIEAGLDLNKVDPEGTSFLEGAMRAEQWEIAKLLLCAGAVPNPLGNRLGDPIQTAIYSRDVSLLELLVSKGSNPRTSGLLISAARAKRVEMVRYLLSKGADANEQDSDGWTPLFWALFNPLSLPGTKSRGRRIRPIGATPAAYPKLNGQKEMVKLLIKHGADLSHVTEKGETALTLASSLSLVRLMKNAGAKPGTGGGGISRGDHG is encoded by the coding sequence ATGGCTACCAACTCGGATTTCGCTCAAGCCGTCTCGGACAATGCAGTTTCAGTTGTCAGGGACTTCTTACGGCAAGGCGAGTGTCCGAGTGACTACGTTTGCTTCTTGGCAGTCCGCCACAAAGCCAATTCTGTATTGCGGATTCTGATTGAGGCTGGCGCAGACCTGGGCGCAGTAGAACATCCTAAGGGTGGTGGGTGCACGCTGTTGATGAGGGCCATATATGCGAAGAATAGGCAGGCATTTCGAATGTTGTTGAAAGCAGGCGCTTCGATAAACAAACGAGGCTCGTGGGAATACCCGATCCATATTGCCTCTCAAGAGGGCTCCGTTGACTTCACCAAAGCCTGTATTGCGGCAGGTGCCAAGCTCGATTTGCGAGATTCTTCAGGGAACACTCCGCTGATGGCCGCTGCTCGTTTCGGGCGACCCGATGTTGTCAAGCTATTGCTGAAGGCGGGAGCGAATCCGCGTGTTCGAGATCGGGTTGGCCAGACCGCCTATGAGATTGCTGAGGACTCTAATGAGCCCGAGGTGGTTCGATTACTCGAACCAGTTTCGCAGAGAAAACCTCCACGTCGCCAGGGAGTTTCTGCATTATTTGAGGCTGTTTCGAAGCAGGACATGGGGGCTGTAGAAAAGTGTTTGGCGAAAGGTGTTGATGTTAATGCAAGAGATCGTCTAGGACGTTCACCTTTGGAAAAAGCTATCGCACTTGGTGCGGTTCCTTTTGTGCGACGTTTGATTGAGGCGGGGCTGGATTTGAACAAAGTTGATCCAGAAGGCACTTCGTTCTTAGAAGGTGCAATGAGAGCCGAGCAATGGGAGATAGCCAAGCTGTTATTGTGCGCAGGGGCTGTTCCAAATCCACTCGGAAATCGCTTGGGAGATCCTATCCAAACCGCGATTTATTCGCGCGATGTTAGTTTGCTAGAACTGTTGGTGAGCAAAGGGTCAAATCCTAGAACCTCGGGGCTGCTAATTTCGGCTGCTCGTGCCAAGCGAGTGGAAATGGTCCGTTACCTTCTTTCCAAAGGTGCCGATGCGAATGAGCAGGATTCCGATGGTTGGACCCCATTGTTTTGGGCTCTCTTTAACCCGCTGTCACTGCCAGGGACAAAATCTCGTGGAAGAAGGATTCGGCCCATAGGGGCAACGCCCGCAGCTTATCCGAAGCTAAATGGCCAAAAAGAGATGGTGAAGTTGTTGATCAAGCACGGTGCAGACTTAAGCCATGTGACCGAGAAAGGGGAAACGGCCCTGACGCTGGCAAGTTCGCTGTCACTTGTCCGATTGATGAAGAACGCGGGGGCAAAACCAGGAACAGGAGGCGGAGGAATATCCCGTGGCGATCACGGATGA
- a CDS encoding ParA family protein has protein sequence MPTKVIAVANQKGGVGKTTTSVNLAACLAALGHRILLLDLDPQANATSGLGVDKIEGASAYRPLFGESPLAEKIKATAFERLALIPSEVDLCGADVELARSENHLQRLRLALQPIRESGQHDLILIDCPPSLGILTLNAFVAADGVLVPLQCEYYALEGISLMSKILGQLREAGVNPALDIFGVVMTMFDARTKLSREVVDEVRHLLGERVFETVIPRSTKLAEAPSFGKPIIYYDKYSASAAAYEVLAGEIAARLQLPRVAATSVSAASAQ, from the coding sequence GTGCCAACCAAGGTCATCGCGGTCGCAAATCAAAAGGGCGGAGTCGGCAAAACCACCACATCCGTCAATCTGGCGGCGTGTCTGGCGGCGCTGGGACACCGGATTTTGCTGCTGGATTTGGACCCACAGGCCAATGCCACCAGCGGGTTGGGCGTGGATAAAATCGAAGGTGCCAGCGCGTACCGGCCGCTGTTCGGCGAAAGTCCGTTGGCGGAAAAAATCAAGGCGACCGCCTTCGAGCGCCTGGCGCTGATTCCCAGCGAAGTGGATTTGTGCGGGGCGGACGTGGAACTCGCGCGGTCGGAAAATCATTTGCAACGGCTCAGGTTGGCATTGCAACCAATTCGCGAGTCGGGGCAGCACGATTTAATTCTGATTGATTGTCCGCCGTCGCTCGGGATTTTGACGTTGAACGCGTTTGTGGCGGCGGACGGAGTTTTGGTGCCGCTGCAGTGCGAGTATTACGCGCTGGAGGGAATTTCGCTGATGAGCAAAATCCTCGGTCAGTTGCGTGAGGCGGGCGTGAATCCGGCCCTGGATATTTTTGGCGTGGTAATGACGATGTTCGACGCGCGGACCAAGCTTTCGCGTGAGGTGGTGGACGAAGTGCGCCATCTGCTGGGCGAGCGGGTGTTTGAAACGGTGATTCCCCGCAGCACGAAGCTGGCGGAAGCGCCGAGTTTCGGGAAACCCATTATTTACTACGACAAATACAGCGCCAGCGCCGCCGCGTATGAAGTGTTGGCGGGCGAAATCGCCGCGCGTCTGCAATTGCCCCGGGTTGCGGCGACCAGTGTAAGCGCGGCTTCCGCTCAGTAG
- a CDS encoding FAD-binding oxidoreductase, whose protein sequence is MAREPVEMLIETVTTELPDTKTLRLKWPEGHDPTFLTGQFITLYWPDTPNYKRAYSLSSCALDRGAYEVTVKRDGKMGTRIVDWAKPGDKMFVLPPTGRFLPVLEPNKHLICIAGGSGVTPFRAFAREATRRKLETRLTVLYSVRTTNDIIFKQEFHELALANPNFNFYVTCTRLSEEDPWDGRRGRIHASWIKEHVHDLANTVFYACGPNALVEATEELVLHGLNVPKAQMKTEKWG, encoded by the coding sequence ATGGCGCGCGAACCTGTAGAAATGTTGATTGAAACCGTGACCACGGAACTGCCGGATACCAAGACCCTCCGACTGAAGTGGCCGGAGGGGCATGATCCCACTTTTCTGACGGGGCAATTCATCACGTTGTACTGGCCGGACACGCCGAATTACAAACGTGCGTATTCGCTATCGTCTTGCGCGCTGGATCGCGGCGCTTACGAGGTCACGGTCAAACGCGATGGCAAAATGGGCACGCGGATCGTGGATTGGGCCAAGCCGGGCGACAAGATGTTCGTCCTGCCGCCGACGGGTCGGTTTCTGCCGGTCCTCGAACCGAACAAACATCTCATTTGCATTGCGGGCGGGTCGGGCGTGACGCCGTTTCGCGCGTTTGCGCGGGAGGCGACCCGGCGGAAATTGGAGACGCGCCTCACGGTGCTTTACAGTGTGCGCACCACCAACGACATCATTTTCAAACAGGAATTTCACGAGCTGGCGCTGGCGAATCCCAACTTTAATTTTTATGTGACCTGCACTCGCTTGAGTGAGGAAGATCCGTGGGACGGTCGGCGCGGGCGCATCCACGCGTCCTGGATCAAGGAACACGTTCACGATCTGGCCAACACGGTTTTTTACGCCTGTGGCCCGAACGCGCTGGTGGAGGCGACGGAAGAATTGGTGCTGCACGGTTTGAACGTGCCCAAAGCGCAGATGAAGACAGAAAAGTGGGGTTGA
- the gcvT gene encoding glycine cleavage system aminomethyltransferase GcvT → MLKRTPLYATHQKAGGKLIEFGGWEMPVQYTSIMDEHQTVRQAAGIFDISHMGEITVSGAAAEAFLNHVFTNDIRKLTPGLGQYTLMCNERGGVLDDLYVYQLSTGIYFLIVNASRTQADAAWLQAQAVKFKSPGADLNLTDASHNYSAVAVQGPRVKEFINACISGASVSAKRVASVTDLKKNEIGGFVFENGSVLVSRTGYTGEDGFEIVGEGPAIQRVWDTVLAQGAAFGIKPCGLGARDTLRTEVGYPLYGHELDENTTPIEAGLGFFVALDKGDFIGRTVLSEQKANGVKKKCIAFKLTEKAAPPRPGYPIWINGAPAGQVVSGTQSPSLGIGIGLGYVPPEWAKADTKIEIEARGRRAAAVIVRKPIYKPKQPPAQ, encoded by the coding sequence ATGTTAAAGCGCACACCTCTTTACGCGACGCACCAAAAAGCCGGCGGCAAGCTCATCGAATTCGGCGGCTGGGAAATGCCGGTGCAATACACCTCGATCATGGATGAGCACCAGACGGTGCGCCAGGCGGCGGGTATTTTTGATATTTCCCACATGGGCGAAATCACGGTGAGCGGGGCCGCGGCGGAAGCATTTCTCAACCACGTTTTTACCAACGACATTCGCAAACTCACGCCCGGACTGGGGCAATACACGCTGATGTGCAACGAGCGCGGGGGTGTGCTGGATGACCTTTACGTTTATCAACTTTCCACGGGAATTTATTTCCTCATCGTCAACGCTTCCCGGACGCAAGCGGATGCGGCGTGGTTGCAGGCGCAGGCGGTGAAGTTCAAGTCACCGGGCGCGGATTTGAATTTGACCGATGCGTCGCACAATTATTCCGCCGTGGCGGTGCAGGGGCCGCGGGTGAAGGAGTTTATCAACGCTTGCATTTCCGGCGCTTCGGTTTCCGCCAAACGCGTGGCGAGCGTCACGGACTTGAAAAAGAATGAGATTGGCGGTTTCGTTTTTGAAAACGGCAGCGTGTTGGTGTCGCGCACCGGATACACGGGTGAGGATGGATTTGAAATCGTGGGGGAAGGCCCGGCCATCCAGCGGGTGTGGGACACGGTGTTGGCCCAAGGCGCGGCGTTCGGCATCAAACCCTGCGGTTTGGGCGCGCGCGACACCTTGCGCACGGAGGTTGGTTATCCGCTCTACGGTCACGAGCTGGATGAAAACACCACGCCGATTGAAGCCGGGCTTGGATTTTTTGTGGCCCTGGACAAAGGCGATTTTATCGGGCGGACAGTTTTATCCGAACAAAAAGCCAATGGCGTGAAGAAGAAATGTATCGCTTTCAAGCTGACCGAAAAGGCCGCGCCGCCGCGTCCCGGCTATCCGATTTGGATCAACGGTGCGCCTGCCGGACAGGTGGTCAGCGGCACGCAAAGTCCATCGCTGGGGATCGGGATTGGCCTGGGTTACGTGCCGCCGGAATGGGCCAAAGCCGATACGAAGATTGAGATTGAAGCGCGGGGCCGTCGGGCCGCCGCCGTGATTGTTCGCAAGCCGATTTACAAACCCAAGCAACCGCCGGCGCAATGA
- a CDS encoding histone deacetylase: MARLIEPTELDLTWVAPEPIRDEILLQTHSAEYVGRLRAAQDFDADTPWFPRIEAIARLSAGAALLALEHAQAGQSVFSLMRPPGHHATRLHPMGFCYLNNIAIAVQHALRKGTRRVAVFDFDVHHGNGTEDFLRDVPGAAFYSVHEYPCYPGTGATNVGNNCFNYPVAPHSSREIYRAVLGEALDDLRGFHPELIAVSAGFDAYAQDPLANSPLLAKDFHWLGAELRRMGVPLFSLLEGGYSDALPELILAYLKGLAGK; encoded by the coding sequence GTGGCGAGGCTGATCGAGCCAACGGAACTCGATCTCACCTGGGTGGCGCCCGAACCCATACGCGATGAAATTCTCCTCCAAACCCACTCGGCAGAGTACGTCGGCCGACTGCGCGCGGCTCAGGATTTTGATGCGGACACGCCGTGGTTTCCTCGTATTGAAGCCATCGCCCGCCTCTCCGCCGGCGCCGCTCTGCTGGCACTGGAACACGCGCAAGCGGGCCAATCCGTTTTCAGTTTGATGCGTCCGCCCGGCCACCACGCCACGCGGCTGCACCCGATGGGTTTTTGTTATCTGAACAACATCGCCATCGCGGTACAACATGCGTTGCGGAAGGGAACGCGGCGGGTGGCGGTATTTGATTTTGATGTGCATCACGGCAATGGCACGGAAGATTTCCTCCGTGACGTGCCCGGTGCGGCTTTTTATTCCGTCCACGAATATCCGTGTTACCCCGGCACGGGGGCGACCAATGTTGGCAACAACTGCTTTAATTATCCGGTGGCGCCCCACAGCTCGCGTGAAATTTATCGGGCGGTGTTGGGCGAGGCGCTGGATGATTTGCGCGGGTTCCACCCGGAGCTGATTGCCGTCTCCGCAGGCTTCGACGCTTACGCGCAGGACCCACTCGCCAACAGTCCGTTATTGGCCAAGGATTTCCACTGGTTGGGCGCCGAACTGCGGCGCATGGGCGTTCCCCTGTTCAGCTTGCTGGAAGGCGGTTACAGCGACGCCCTGCCAGAACTCATCCTTGCTTATTTGAAAGGGTTGGCGGGGAAATAA
- the aroC gene encoding chorismate synthase, whose translation MANSFGTLFRITTWGESHGAGIGVVVDGCPPRLKLTEADLQPDLDRRRPGQSPIVTPRKETDAVQILSGTFEGRTLGTPISMWVKNTDQRPEAYLEMAEKFRPSHADYTYQAKFGIRAWPGGGRTSARETVGRVAAGAIAKKILREKFGVEVLACVSQVQNLSMKVDVEKLRYADIESNLVRCPDPVIAQKMIQLIEAARSQGNTIGGIITGVARGVPPGWGEPVFDRLEADLAKAMLSLPATKGFEVGSGFGGVTMTGLEHNDPFRMKDGKVRTTSNRSGGIQGGISNGETIYFRVAFKPVATVMHEQPTVSTKFENTTLKGRGRHDPCVLPRAVPLVEAMTALVLVDHALRHKAQCG comes from the coding sequence ATGGCGAATTCATTTGGCACACTGTTTCGAATCACGACCTGGGGCGAGTCGCACGGGGCCGGAATTGGCGTGGTTGTGGATGGTTGCCCGCCGCGTCTGAAGCTGACGGAAGCGGATCTGCAACCGGATTTGGACCGGCGGCGCCCGGGACAATCGCCCATTGTGACGCCCCGCAAGGAAACGGACGCGGTGCAGATTCTCTCCGGCACGTTCGAAGGGCGAACCTTGGGCACGCCAATTTCCATGTGGGTGAAGAACACCGATCAACGCCCGGAAGCTTATCTGGAGATGGCCGAGAAGTTTCGTCCGTCCCACGCGGATTACACGTATCAAGCCAAGTTTGGCATCCGGGCGTGGCCGGGTGGCGGCCGCACCAGCGCTCGCGAAACGGTCGGGCGCGTCGCGGCGGGCGCAATCGCCAAGAAAATTTTGCGCGAAAAATTTGGCGTGGAAGTATTGGCGTGCGTTTCGCAGGTGCAAAACCTTTCCATGAAAGTGGACGTGGAAAAACTGCGCTACGCCGACATCGAATCCAATCTGGTGCGCTGTCCAGACCCGGTCATTGCCCAGAAGATGATCCAGTTGATTGAGGCGGCCCGCAGTCAGGGCAACACCATCGGTGGAATCATCACCGGCGTGGCGCGCGGCGTGCCGCCGGGGTGGGGCGAGCCGGTGTTTGACCGGTTAGAAGCGGATCTGGCGAAGGCCATGCTGAGTCTGCCCGCGACGAAAGGATTCGAAGTGGGCAGCGGGTTTGGCGGCGTGACCATGACGGGGTTGGAACACAATGATCCGTTTCGCATGAAAGACGGCAAAGTGCGGACTACCTCCAACCGTTCCGGCGGCATTCAAGGCGGCATCAGCAATGGCGAGACGATTTATTTTCGCGTGGCGTTCAAGCCGGTTGCCACCGTGATGCACGAGCAACCAACGGTTTCCACCAAATTCGAAAACACAACGCTCAAAGGGCGCGGTCGGCACGATCCGTGTGTGTTGCCGCGCGCCGTGCCGCTGGTGGAGGCCATGACGGCTTTGGTGCTGGTGGATCATGCGCTGCGCCACAAGGCGCAGTGCGGATGA
- the lpxA gene encoding acyl-ACP--UDP-N-acetylglucosamine O-acyltransferase, translated as MIHSTAVIHPDARIGADCEIGPYCVVGPHVELGDRCKLYSHVVIDGHIRLGHDNQIFPFASLGLRSQDLKWKGGVTWVEIGNHNTIREGVTVHSATDETAATRIGSHNNLLAYTHIAHDCQLGDYIIMSNFAGLAGHAVVEDHAVLGGYVAVHQFCRVGKLAMIGGCSKIRQDMPPFMLADGSPARIRTINKIGLERHGVSEATQSALRHAYKILFRDGLTTSNALEKARQEVPSSPEVEHLLGFVATSERGITH; from the coding sequence ATGATTCATTCCACCGCTGTCATTCATCCCGATGCCCGGATCGGCGCGGACTGCGAAATTGGTCCGTACTGCGTCGTTGGTCCGCATGTCGAACTGGGCGACCGATGCAAGCTATATTCGCACGTCGTCATTGACGGCCACATTCGGTTGGGTCACGACAACCAGATTTTTCCGTTCGCCAGCCTCGGTTTGCGCTCGCAGGATTTGAAGTGGAAAGGCGGCGTAACGTGGGTGGAAATCGGCAACCATAACACCATCCGCGAAGGCGTCACCGTGCATAGCGCCACCGATGAAACCGCAGCCACGCGGATTGGTTCGCACAACAACCTGCTGGCTTATACGCACATCGCGCATGATTGCCAGTTGGGCGATTACATCATCATGTCAAACTTCGCCGGGCTGGCCGGTCACGCCGTGGTGGAAGACCATGCGGTGCTGGGTGGTTACGTGGCGGTGCATCAATTTTGTCGCGTTGGTAAACTGGCCATGATTGGGGGCTGCTCGAAGATCCGGCAGGACATGCCGCCGTTCATGTTGGCCGACGGCAGCCCGGCGCGCATTCGCACCATCAACAAAATCGGCCTGGAGCGCCACGGCGTCAGTGAAGCCACGCAAAGCGCCCTCCGCCACGCTTACAAAATTCTGTTCCGCGACGGATTAACCACGTCCAACGCCCTGGAAAAAGCGCGACAGGAAGTGCCGTCCAGTCCGGAGGTGGAACATCTCCTCGGGTTCGTCGCCACGAGCGAACGCGGAATCACCCACTGA